The Lacrimispora xylanolytica genome has a segment encoding these proteins:
- a CDS encoding patatin-like phospholipase family protein produces the protein MTEGALVLEGGSLRGVFTAGVLDVLIEQEIELSYVNGVSAGSMSGMSYISKQSGRTIRVNLDYVRDKRFLSFRNMVRNRSIFNFDFLFGELSDTLVPFDYDTFNNSRQIFEVVATRCKTGKPEYFEKSTSEDFISAVKASSSIPVLSSMISVNGKKYLDGGCSMPVAYQRAIDLGYEKVVVILTREKGYRKPLLDKWTKKGYERYFGPLPKLLKALQDVPERYNRMQEEIDQLEAEGRIFVIRPDKHVTVQRTEQDKRKLESLYEDGRRLAEANLDDLKRYLGIEEEGKEETV, from the coding sequence ATGACAGAAGGAGCATTGGTTTTGGAGGGAGGATCCCTTCGCGGCGTTTTTACAGCCGGAGTCTTAGACGTATTAATTGAACAGGAGATAGAATTATCCTATGTAAACGGCGTTTCTGCCGGCTCCATGTCGGGTATGAGCTACATCAGCAAACAATCGGGCCGGACCATCAGAGTCAATCTGGATTACGTGAGAGACAAACGGTTTTTAAGCTTCCGCAACATGGTAAGAAACCGTTCCATATTTAACTTTGACTTTTTATTCGGGGAATTAAGCGATACCCTGGTTCCCTTTGATTATGATACATTTAACAATTCCAGGCAGATTTTTGAGGTGGTCGCCACCAGATGTAAGACTGGAAAGCCGGAGTACTTTGAAAAAAGCACCAGTGAGGATTTTATCAGTGCCGTAAAAGCTTCAAGCAGTATTCCGGTTCTGTCCAGTATGATTTCTGTGAATGGGAAGAAGTATCTGGATGGAGGCTGTTCTATGCCAGTAGCCTATCAAAGAGCCATAGACCTTGGATATGAAAAGGTTGTGGTGATTCTTACCAGAGAGAAGGGGTATCGGAAGCCTCTTCTTGATAAATGGACGAAAAAGGGATATGAGCGGTATTTTGGACCGCTGCCAAAGCTTTTAAAGGCTCTTCAGGATGTGCCAGAACGGTATAACCGGATGCAGGAAGAGATTGATCAGCTGGAGGCAGAAGGCCGGATATTTGTCATACGCCCGGATAAGCATGTAACCGTGCAAAGAACGGAACAGGATAAGCGGAAGCTGGAATCCCTCTATGAAGACGGAAGAAGGCTTGCTGAGGCCAATTTAGATGATTTGAAGCGGTATTTGGGGATAGAAGAGGAAGGAAAGGAAGAGACGGTATAA
- a CDS encoding cupin domain-containing protein codes for MIIHFDETEEKVLPHFNGGEKEFNTRMYLDELNKIQKGRLVPGASIGMHTHDTSSEIFYILEGEGTVIYDGGEEAVSPGVCHYCPKGHTHSLINTGDKDLIFFAVVPVQ; via the coding sequence ATGATCATTCATTTTGATGAGACAGAAGAAAAAGTACTTCCTCATTTTAACGGGGGAGAAAAAGAATTCAACACCAGGATGTATTTGGATGAGCTTAACAAGATACAAAAGGGTAGACTGGTCCCGGGTGCATCCATTGGAATGCATACCCACGATACCAGCAGTGAGATTTTTTACATACTGGAAGGAGAAGGAACCGTTATATATGACGGGGGAGAGGAAGCTGTATCTCCAGGGGTTTGCCACTATTGCCCTAAGGGACATACCCACAGCTTAATTAATACTGGTGATAAGGACCTTATATTTTTTGCAGTTGTTCCAGTGCAGTAA
- a CDS encoding DinB family protein: MKYFGEGLSESHKELNSIIRKKDKIEEAKTLFLDIHKKLHLSNISKEGGNEVDQLFADLETWEYSVMPTSKDETIAWVVWHIARIEDLTMGILVAEGEQLFNEDWKQRMKAPITDSGNALDDNGIMNLSKSLVIEELLRYRSAVGMRTRQIVSDLRPGDMVRKVTPQAIEKIRLEGGVTDEEDSKWLLDYWGGKDVAGLLLMPPTRHMMLHINDCFKWKEAIRAKKKLYLV, translated from the coding sequence ATGAAGTATTTTGGAGAAGGTTTGAGTGAAAGTCATAAGGAATTAAATTCTATCATTCGAAAGAAGGACAAGATAGAGGAGGCAAAAACTCTTTTCCTGGACATACATAAAAAGCTGCACCTTTCGAATATATCAAAAGAAGGGGGAAATGAAGTCGACCAATTGTTCGCTGATTTAGAGACATGGGAATATTCTGTAATGCCTACCAGCAAGGATGAAACCATAGCATGGGTGGTCTGGCATATTGCAAGAATTGAAGATCTGACCATGGGAATCCTGGTGGCAGAAGGAGAACAGCTGTTTAACGAGGATTGGAAGCAAAGAATGAAAGCTCCCATTACAGACTCTGGTAACGCCTTAGATGATAACGGTATCATGAATCTAAGCAAAAGCCTGGTAATAGAAGAATTACTACGTTATCGGTCAGCTGTTGGAATGAGAACGAGACAGATTGTATCAGACTTACGACCAGGAGATATGGTTAGGAAGGTCACCCCTCAGGCTATAGAAAAAATAAGGCTGGAGGGCGGAGTAACGGATGAAGAGGACTCAAAGTGGCTTCTTGACTACTGGGGCGGTAAAGATGTGGCCGGACTCCTTTTAATGCCTCCCACACGCCATATGATGCTTCATATCAATGATTGCTTCAAATGGAAGGAAGCCATAAGGGCAAAGAAGAAACTGTATCTGGTTTAG
- a CDS encoding glycoside hydrolase family 2 TIM barrel-domain containing protein, with product MELKTAKLEWLEDPQVFAVNRIQAHSDHCYYESAEEAEFGEMRLRQSLNGIWKFSYADNPGERVEHFYKADFSADQFGTIEVPGHIELNGYGQCQYINTMYPWDGLADIRPPFTDKSNNPVGSYLRDFELEAPLKGKRQFISFQGVETAFYVWLNGIFIGYGEDSFTPSEFEITHALKEGTNRLAVEVYKRSSASWIEDQDFFRFSGIFRDVYVYAIPECHVEDIFIHGDVSDDYEDGLLRAELKLTGGISGTISAILRDGEGVEVTKWDAVPAKRDVEFTTCVKKARLWSGEDPYRYELTFVLTDDQGSVREVIPQKIGFRRFEMKDRIMHLNGKRIVFRGINRHEFNVRRGRSITKEDMMWDIRFLKRHNINAVRTCHYPDQSLWYELCDEYGIYLIDEANLESHGSWQKMGAVEPSWNVPGNLPEWKECVVDRAKSVLERDKNHPSVLIWSCGNESYAGEDILAMADFFRERDPGRLVHYEGVFHNREYDRISDMESRMYATASDVSEYLKGDPEKPFILCEYMHAMGNSLGGMHKYTELEDQYDMYQGGFIWDYMDQSLMKKDAYGKEHMTYGGDFGDRPTDYSFCGNGIVYADRTESPKAQEVKYLYQDIRLTPDPKGATIENRRMFTDTSDLEFVYTVLKDGELVFQKSFFAEVDPLQTQLIYVEVPEFTEPGEYVRQVSALLKQDTLWADAGFEISFGENVYLVEGKTENSFKEPLKVIYGDVNIGVFGEGFRVLFSRQEGSIVSLVYDGKEWVGRPVMPVYWRATTDNDKGNKFSVNSSVWYGAGRFYRYDNKNCEVEEGDGFIKVSYLYELSTVPKSSTKVTYLVDGSGAIQVKAVYQGQKGLPQLPAFGLRLITPEAVKKFAWYGKGPEENYSDRNRGARLGIYKDTPENNISRYLVPQECGNRTEVRWLKVSDMEGHSIGFRAVNKPFDVSVLPYTAEELESATHREDLPAVRYTVVNILGAMRGVGGDDSWGAPVHPEYCISGEEELITEFIIEKR from the coding sequence ATGGAACTGAAAACAGCAAAGCTGGAATGGCTGGAGGATCCGCAGGTTTTTGCGGTAAATCGTATCCAGGCCCATTCCGATCATTGTTATTATGAATCTGCAGAAGAAGCGGAATTTGGGGAAATGAGGCTTCGTCAGTCGTTAAATGGCATATGGAAATTTTCCTATGCAGACAATCCAGGAGAGAGGGTAGAACACTTTTATAAAGCCGATTTTTCAGCGGACCAATTTGGTACCATTGAGGTGCCAGGTCATATAGAATTAAACGGATACGGTCAATGCCAGTATATTAACACCATGTACCCATGGGATGGACTGGCAGATATCCGTCCGCCGTTTACAGATAAAAGCAACAACCCGGTGGGCAGTTATCTAAGAGATTTTGAGCTGGAAGCGCCACTTAAGGGAAAACGTCAGTTTATATCCTTTCAGGGAGTAGAGACCGCTTTTTATGTATGGCTAAACGGAATCTTTATCGGTTATGGAGAAGATTCCTTCACCCCATCTGAGTTTGAAATTACACATGCATTAAAAGAAGGTACCAACCGTCTTGCCGTGGAGGTATATAAAAGAAGCAGCGCCAGTTGGATTGAGGATCAGGACTTCTTCCGGTTTTCCGGTATTTTCCGTGATGTTTATGTGTATGCAATACCGGAATGCCATGTAGAAGATATCTTTATTCACGGAGATGTTTCCGATGATTACGAGGATGGCCTGTTACGGGCAGAGCTTAAGCTCACTGGAGGAATAAGCGGAACCATTTCTGCCATTTTGAGGGATGGGGAAGGGGTAGAAGTTACCAAATGGGACGCTGTCCCGGCAAAAAGGGACGTAGAATTTACTACCTGCGTGAAAAAAGCCCGTTTATGGTCCGGAGAAGATCCTTATCGTTATGAACTGACATTCGTGCTTACCGACGATCAGGGCAGCGTAAGGGAAGTCATCCCTCAGAAAATAGGGTTCCGGCGCTTCGAGATGAAAGACCGTATCATGCATCTAAACGGAAAACGAATCGTATTTAGAGGCATCAACCGTCATGAGTTTAATGTGAGAAGAGGGCGGAGCATTACCAAAGAAGATATGATGTGGGATATCCGCTTCTTAAAACGCCACAATATCAACGCCGTGCGTACATGCCACTATCCTGATCAGAGTCTATGGTATGAGCTCTGTGATGAATATGGAATCTATCTCATTGATGAAGCGAATTTAGAAAGTCACGGCTCCTGGCAGAAGATGGGTGCTGTGGAACCTTCCTGGAATGTACCGGGCAATCTTCCGGAATGGAAGGAATGCGTTGTGGACCGTGCAAAGTCCGTGCTGGAACGGGATAAGAACCACCCAAGCGTACTGATCTGGTCATGTGGAAATGAGTCCTATGCGGGAGAAGACATTCTTGCAATGGCTGATTTCTTTAGAGAGCGGGATCCGGGAAGACTGGTTCACTATGAAGGCGTTTTCCACAACCGGGAATATGACAGGATCAGTGATATGGAAAGTCGTATGTATGCAACCGCATCTGACGTCTCAGAATACTTAAAAGGCGATCCGGAAAAGCCATTTATTCTTTGTGAATATATGCATGCCATGGGAAATTCTCTGGGCGGAATGCACAAGTATACAGAATTAGAAGATCAGTATGACATGTACCAGGGCGGCTTTATCTGGGATTACATGGATCAGTCTCTGATGAAGAAGGACGCCTATGGAAAAGAGCACATGACATACGGCGGCGATTTTGGAGACCGGCCCACGGATTACAGCTTCTGTGGCAATGGTATTGTATATGCAGACCGAACCGAATCACCCAAGGCCCAGGAGGTTAAATATCTGTATCAGGATATCCGCCTCACTCCTGATCCTAAGGGCGCAACCATAGAAAACAGAAGAATGTTTACAGACACTTCTGATTTGGAGTTTGTATACACCGTGTTAAAGGATGGAGAGCTTGTATTCCAGAAGAGCTTCTTTGCAGAAGTCGATCCCCTGCAAACACAATTGATTTATGTGGAAGTTCCGGAGTTTACAGAGCCAGGAGAATATGTACGTCAGGTCTCCGCCCTGTTAAAACAGGATACCTTATGGGCTGATGCCGGATTTGAGATTTCCTTTGGAGAGAATGTTTATCTGGTAGAAGGGAAGACAGAAAACTCTTTCAAAGAGCCATTGAAGGTGATTTATGGTGACGTCAACATCGGAGTCTTTGGAGAAGGCTTTCGGGTATTATTCTCCAGACAGGAAGGAAGCATTGTTTCCCTGGTCTATGATGGTAAGGAATGGGTTGGAAGACCTGTGATGCCGGTATACTGGAGAGCTACTACGGACAATGATAAAGGCAATAAATTCTCTGTAAACAGTTCTGTTTGGTATGGCGCAGGACGGTTTTATCGCTACGATAATAAGAACTGTGAAGTGGAGGAGGGAGATGGTTTCATAAAAGTATCTTATCTCTATGAATTATCCACTGTTCCCAAATCCTCGACAAAGGTCACTTATCTCGTAGATGGAAGCGGTGCCATTCAGGTTAAGGCCGTATACCAGGGACAAAAAGGGCTTCCTCAGCTTCCTGCCTTTGGTTTGAGACTGATTACTCCGGAAGCAGTAAAGAAATTTGCCTGGTACGGCAAAGGACCGGAGGAAAATTACAGTGACCGTAACAGGGGCGCAAGGCTTGGAATCTATAAGGATACTCCGGAAAACAATATATCCCGGTATCTGGTGCCCCAGGAATGCGGCAACAGAACGGAGGTCCGCTGGCTGAAGGTATCCGATATGGAAGGCCATTCCATTGGCTTCCGGGCAGTAAATAAGCCTTTTGATGTCTCTGTTCTGCCATATACGGCGGAAGAATTGGAATCAGCGACTCACAGAGAAGACCTTCCGGCAGTGCGTTATACCGTGGTAAACATCTTAGGTGCCATGAGAGGTGTAGGCGGTGATGACAGCTGGGGAGCACCAGTTCATCCAGAATACTGCATCAGCGGTGAAGAAGAACTTATTACAGAATTTATCATCGAAAAAAGATAA
- a CDS encoding ABC transporter ATP-binding protein, whose product MAVNSSRIDEEQKAVLKKDTMLRMFKYLLDYKKQITIVLFIMAGTIAISMMAPLIMEYAINVCVAQKDMKGLLRLGGGALILFLLFLAGTKIRMRLMAEVSNKVLLTIREELYQHIQTLGFGFFDSRPTGKILARIIGDVNSLKDVLSDSVTQLIPDLLTVICVAVIMLIKNYRLAMAALLTLPILAIGLFLIQTTVHRRWQIYRKKTSNLNAYVHEDLSGIRIIQSYAAEKETKNVFHDLVNQHYKSFMDAVLVADAFGPLVEITWGLGGFLLYFIGIKIIGVEQVGIGTFLAFSTYIAMFWSPIRNLANFYNKLTTNITAAERIFDIIDTEAEIVDQEGAKELPELNGEVEFKNVSFAYSDEPDRLILSDVNFLIKPGETIALVGPTGAGKTTIVNLISRFYEATEGRILIDGHEIKDVTLNSLRSQMGIMTQDNFLFSGTIRDNIRYGRLDAAEEEIIEAAKAVSAHEFIMKLDEGYDTVISERGAGLSIGQRQLLAFARTMVSKPGILILDEATSSIDTHTELLVQKGIDALLKGRTSFIIAHRLSTIRKADRIFVIDQGNIMEAGSHEELLALKGAYYNLYQSQFA is encoded by the coding sequence ATGGCAGTCAATTCCAGCAGAATAGATGAAGAACAGAAGGCAGTCCTAAAAAAAGACACCATGCTTCGGATGTTTAAGTATTTACTGGATTATAAAAAGCAGATTACCATCGTTTTATTTATTATGGCAGGAACCATTGCCATAAGCATGATGGCCCCCCTGATTATGGAATATGCCATCAATGTCTGTGTAGCCCAAAAGGATATGAAAGGGCTTTTAAGGCTTGGAGGTGGAGCACTGATTTTGTTCCTATTGTTTCTTGCAGGAACCAAGATCCGGATGCGTCTTATGGCAGAAGTATCCAATAAAGTGCTTTTAACGATCAGGGAAGAGTTATACCAGCATATCCAGACCCTTGGATTCGGCTTTTTCGACAGCCGCCCGACCGGAAAAATACTGGCAAGAATCATTGGGGATGTGAATTCCTTAAAGGATGTATTATCAGACAGTGTGACTCAGCTCATACCTGATTTATTAACAGTCATCTGCGTAGCAGTTATCATGCTGATTAAGAATTACCGGCTGGCTATGGCTGCCCTTCTTACGCTTCCAATCCTTGCAATCGGACTATTTCTGATTCAAACAACCGTACATAGGAGATGGCAGATTTATCGAAAAAAGACGTCTAACTTAAATGCATACGTTCATGAAGATCTGTCTGGAATCCGCATTATACAAAGCTATGCAGCGGAGAAGGAAACAAAAAATGTGTTCCATGATCTGGTGAACCAGCACTACAAATCTTTTATGGATGCGGTACTTGTAGCAGATGCTTTTGGGCCTCTGGTAGAAATCACCTGGGGACTTGGTGGCTTCCTGCTTTACTTCATCGGAATTAAGATCATCGGCGTGGAACAAGTGGGAATCGGTACCTTTCTTGCATTCTCCACCTATATAGCCATGTTCTGGAGTCCTATCCGTAATCTGGCCAACTTTTACAATAAGCTGACCACCAACATCACTGCGGCAGAACGCATCTTTGATATCATTGATACAGAGGCAGAAATCGTAGACCAGGAGGGGGCGAAAGAGCTTCCGGAGTTAAATGGAGAAGTAGAATTTAAAAACGTTTCCTTCGCATACAGCGATGAGCCTGACCGTCTGATATTAAGCGATGTGAATTTCCTTATAAAACCAGGGGAAACCATTGCACTGGTAGGGCCTACAGGAGCGGGTAAAACTACGATTGTTAACTTAATCAGCCGCTTTTACGAAGCCACAGAAGGGAGAATCCTCATTGACGGTCATGAGATTAAGGATGTGACCTTAAACAGCTTACGAAGCCAGATGGGCATCATGACCCAGGATAATTTTCTCTTTTCCGGTACCATCCGCGATAATATCCGGTATGGCCGTCTTGATGCTGCGGAAGAAGAAATTATTGAGGCAGCCAAGGCAGTCAGTGCCCATGAATTTATCATGAAGCTTGATGAGGGATATGATACGGTCATCAGCGAAAGAGGGGCAGGTCTTTCCATCGGCCAGAGGCAGCTTCTTGCATTTGCAAGAACCATGGTCTCAAAGCCGGGAATCCTGATTCTTGATGAGGCGACCTCAAGCATTGATACTCATACCGAGCTTTTGGTACAGAAGGGAATCGATGCATTACTGAAAGGTAGAACTTCCTTTATCATCGCACATCGCTTATCAACCATACGGAAAGCAGACCGGATTTTTGTCATTGACCAGGGAAATATTATGGAGGCAGGAAGCCATGAAGAGCTTTTAGCCTTAAAGGGTGCTTACTACAATCTGTACCAGAGTCAGTTTGCCTAG
- a CDS encoding ABC transporter ATP-binding protein — MKNLWKYLKKYCFLYVLAITAMFISVFLDAMSPQITKHIIDDVIVGGNMQILMNLLLGLIGIGFGRAIFQYTKEFIFDYAAAGIGSGLRKDLFDHIQTLSMDYFDGHNTGELMARIKDDAERIWNAFGFVGMLVLECTIHTIIVLVCMYRISPVLTLVPLAIMPLIAWYAIKMENGLGEVYDKISEQTAELNTVAQENLAGIRTVKAFAREEYEIGKFRKHNKKYYDLNMKQAKLLIRYQPNISFLSKILMISVIVIGGILVIYEKMTIGELGAFSEYANNIIWPMEMVGWLSNDLAAAMASNKKIKAIMDEKPVIKDAEEPVWPEHINGDLVFDHVSFELDGKKILEDIAFSLTKRKTLGIMGVTGSGKSSIVNLIQRFYDVTDGKILLDGVDVRELPLSLLRGQISVVMQDVFLFSDSITENIKTGNKDATEWEIVQQASISAEAHNFISKLSEQYDTVIGERGVGLSGGQKQRISIARAIAKKSPLLILDDSTSALDMETEREIEAHLSKLNKSSKIIIAHRISAVRNADEILILSEGRIIERGTHEELMNMRGQYYKTYQVQYGEEEVTWQSIPAE; from the coding sequence ATGAAAAATCTGTGGAAGTATTTAAAGAAGTATTGTTTCCTGTATGTCCTTGCAATCACCGCGATGTTCATCAGCGTTTTTCTCGATGCAATGTCTCCCCAGATCACGAAGCATATTATTGATGATGTAATCGTGGGCGGTAATATGCAGATTCTGATGAACCTGCTGTTAGGACTTATCGGAATCGGATTTGGAAGAGCGATTTTCCAGTACACCAAGGAATTTATTTTTGACTATGCTGCGGCGGGGATAGGAAGCGGTCTGAGAAAGGATTTATTCGATCATATACAGACCTTATCTATGGATTACTTTGATGGCCACAACACCGGGGAATTGATGGCAAGAATCAAAGATGACGCAGAACGAATCTGGAACGCATTCGGTTTCGTAGGAATGCTGGTTCTGGAATGTACCATACATACGATTATTGTGCTTGTCTGCATGTATCGCATCAGTCCGGTGCTTACATTAGTACCATTGGCTATCATGCCGCTCATAGCCTGGTATGCCATTAAGATGGAGAACGGTCTTGGAGAAGTGTATGATAAGATCAGTGAACAGACGGCAGAATTAAATACCGTAGCTCAGGAAAATCTTGCTGGGATTCGTACGGTAAAGGCTTTTGCCAGAGAAGAATATGAAATCGGCAAGTTTAGAAAGCACAATAAGAAATATTATGACTTAAACATGAAACAGGCAAAGCTTCTCATTCGCTATCAGCCGAATATCTCATTTTTGTCTAAAATCCTTATGATATCGGTAATTGTAATCGGAGGAATCCTTGTTATTTATGAGAAAATGACCATCGGTGAATTAGGTGCATTTTCCGAATATGCCAATAACATTATCTGGCCCATGGAAATGGTAGGCTGGCTGAGCAACGATTTAGCCGCAGCCATGGCCTCCAACAAAAAGATCAAGGCAATCATGGATGAAAAGCCGGTAATCAAGGATGCCGAAGAGCCCGTGTGGCCGGAACATATTAATGGTGATCTTGTTTTTGACCATGTAAGCTTTGAACTTGATGGAAAGAAAATTCTTGAGGATATTGCCTTTTCTTTAACCAAGAGAAAGACTCTTGGAATCATGGGAGTTACCGGTTCTGGAAAAAGCTCCATCGTCAATCTGATTCAGCGGTTTTACGATGTTACGGACGGTAAGATATTGCTTGACGGAGTGGATGTGAGGGAGCTGCCTCTGTCCCTGTTGAGAGGTCAGATTTCTGTGGTTATGCAGGATGTATTTCTCTTTTCCGACAGCATTACGGAAAACATTAAAACAGGAAATAAGGATGCCACGGAATGGGAGATTGTCCAGCAGGCTTCCATATCAGCAGAAGCCCACAACTTTATATCTAAGCTTTCGGAGCAGTATGATACCGTAATTGGAGAACGAGGAGTAGGCCTTTCCGGAGGCCAGAAGCAGCGTATCAGCATTGCAAGGGCAATTGCAAAGAAAAGTCCTCTGCTGATTCTTGATGACTCCACCTCAGCTCTTGATATGGAAACAGAGAGAGAGATTGAAGCTCATCTGTCAAAGCTGAATAAAAGCTCTAAAATTATCATTGCTCACCGGATTTCTGCAGTACGGAATGCAGATGAAATCCTGATTCTTTCTGAAGGAAGGATTATAGAGCGAGGAACCCATGAAGAGCTGATGAACATGAGGGGACAGTATTATAAAACATATCAGGTTCAATACGGAGAGGAGGAAGTAACATGGCAGTCAATTCCAGCAGAATAG
- the pcrA gene encoding DNA helicase PcrA, whose protein sequence is MSIYDTLNPMQKEAVLHTEGPLLVLAGAGSGKTRVLTHRIAYLIEEKGINPWNILAITFTNKAAGEMRERVDKLVGFGADSIWVSTFHSSCVRILRRHIESLGYTTNFTIYDTDDQKTLMRNVLKSLEMDPKLYKDRAMLSVISTAKNELISAVEFELNASGDFRQKKVAQVYKEYQSQLKKNNALDFDDLIMKTVQLFEGSPEILNYYQERFKYILVDEYQDTNTAQFKLVSLLAGKYKNLCVVGDDDQSIYKFRGANIENILNFEKSYPGAVVIKLEQNYRSSQSILNAANEVIRHNRGRKDKTLWTANDEGPLVQFKQFDNASEEADAIVRDILNSPSDYQDCAVLYRTNAQSRLIEEKCLQHNVPYRMVGGVNFYQRREIKDILAYLKTIANGKDDLSALRVINVPKRGIGATSLGKIQAFASERGFDIYDAFCRAKAVPGLGKAADKVLVFTELIEDFRNRMSEEAYTIHELIEDVLDETGYLKELEAEGEIEYQTRLENIEELINKAVSFEGDHEHPDLNEFLEEVALVADVDRMDDSENRVTLMTLHSAKGLEFPRVYLTGMEDGLFPSMMSISSDDKEEVEEERRLCYVGITRAQNFLMMTSARQRMVNGETRYSKVSRFIEEIPDHLLDSSRLEPRISKIRTGADFDDSALPWGKAGRSAGVSSFGPGNNAYASKTAKPASSPGFGKAFTVEKPSSLSYKEGDRVSHIKFGEGLVMEIKDGGRDFEVTVQFDKAGVKKMFASFAKLKLL, encoded by the coding sequence ATGAGTATTTACGATACATTAAATCCAATGCAGAAGGAGGCGGTTCTCCATACGGAGGGACCGCTTCTTGTGCTGGCAGGAGCCGGGTCAGGAAAGACCAGAGTACTTACACACCGAATTGCCTATCTTATAGAAGAAAAGGGAATCAACCCGTGGAACATTCTTGCTATTACCTTTACCAATAAGGCAGCAGGAGAGATGAGGGAACGTGTGGACAAGCTGGTGGGCTTTGGAGCCGACAGCATATGGGTTTCTACCTTTCATTCCTCTTGTGTACGTATTTTAAGAAGACACATAGAAAGCCTGGGATATACCACAAATTTCACCATATATGATACGGATGATCAGAAAACTCTCATGCGCAACGTCTTAAAAAGCCTGGAAATGGATCCAAAGCTTTATAAGGATCGTGCCATGCTATCTGTAATCTCCACCGCCAAAAATGAGCTGATTTCAGCTGTAGAGTTTGAACTGAACGCCTCCGGTGATTTCAGGCAAAAAAAGGTGGCTCAGGTCTATAAAGAGTACCAAAGCCAGTTGAAAAAGAACAATGCCCTTGATTTTGATGATCTTATCATGAAAACAGTGCAGCTTTTTGAAGGCAGCCCGGAGATCTTAAATTATTACCAGGAGCGCTTTAAATACATATTGGTGGATGAGTACCAGGATACCAATACAGCCCAGTTTAAGCTTGTCAGTCTGTTGGCTGGGAAATATAAAAATCTGTGCGTAGTAGGTGATGATGACCAGTCCATCTATAAGTTTCGAGGCGCAAACATTGAAAATATATTGAACTTTGAAAAATCATACCCAGGAGCCGTGGTCATTAAGCTGGAGCAAAATTACCGTTCCAGCCAGAGCATCTTAAATGCAGCCAATGAGGTCATACGCCACAACAGAGGCCGTAAGGACAAAACCCTTTGGACAGCCAATGACGAAGGCCCTCTGGTGCAGTTTAAGCAGTTTGATAATGCTTCTGAGGAAGCGGATGCCATTGTCCGGGATATTTTAAACAGCCCGTCCGATTATCAGGATTGTGCCGTACTTTATCGGACCAATGCTCAGTCCCGTCTCATTGAAGAAAAATGTCTTCAGCACAATGTTCCCTATCGTATGGTAGGAGGCGTCAATTTCTATCAGAGAAGAGAAATCAAGGATATCCTGGCTTATTTAAAGACCATTGCCAATGGTAAGGATGACCTTTCCGCCTTAAGAGTTATCAATGTCCCCAAGCGTGGAATCGGTGCCACCAGCCTTGGTAAGATTCAGGCGTTTGCATCAGAACGCGGCTTTGACATTTACGATGCCTTTTGCCGGGCAAAAGCGGTCCCGGGACTTGGAAAGGCAGCTGATAAGGTCCTTGTATTTACTGAGCTGATTGAAGACTTCCGTAATAGAATGTCAGAAGAGGCTTACACCATTCACGAACTGATTGAAGATGTACTTGATGAGACTGGATACTTAAAAGAGCTGGAAGCAGAAGGGGAAATCGAGTACCAGACCCGTCTTGAAAATATCGAGGAGTTGATTAACAAGGCCGTAAGCTTTGAAGGAGACCATGAGCATCCGGATCTTAATGAATTCCTGGAAGAAGTGGCTCTGGTGGCTGATGTAGACCGTATGGATGACTCGGAAAACAGAGTGACTCTCATGACGCTTCACAGCGCCAAAGGACTTGAATTCCCCCGGGTGTATTTAACCGGAATGGAAGATGGTCTCTTCCCAAGCATGATGTCTATTTCCTCCGATGATAAGGAAGAGGTGGAAGAAGAGCGGAGACTTTGTTATGTGGGAATCACAAGAGCCCAGAACTTTTTAATGATGACTTCAGCAAGACAGCGTATGGTAAATGGAGAGACCAGGTACAGTAAGGTAAGCCGCTTTATTGAAGAGATTCCGGATCACCTTCTGGATTCCAGCAGGCTGGAGCCAAGAATCTCAAAAATCCGCACGGGAGCTGATTTTGATGACAGTGCACTACCATGGGGAAAGGCAGGGCGGTCTGCCGGTGTCAGTAGCTTTGGGCCTGGAAACAATGCATATGCATCTAAAACTGCAAAACCCGCCTCATCTCCTGGCTTTGGAAAAGCATTTACTGTAGAAAAACCATCTTCCTTAAGCTATAAGGAAGGCGACAGGGTCAGCCACATCAAGTTTGGAGAAGGACTTGTCATGGAAATTAAGGACGGCGGAAGAGACTTTGAGGTCACAGTCCAGTTTGATAAAGCAGGGGTTAAAAAGATGTTTGCATCCTTCGCAAAACTAAAACTTTTATAA